The following is a genomic window from Paenibacillus antri.
GGATGGACATTCGGAACATGACGCTCGAGTCGCTGCGGCGGAATATCGGGGTCGTGCAGCAGGATGTGTTCTTGTTCTCGGGGACGCTTCGGGAAAATATTTCGTACGGCAAGCTCGGCGCCGACGAAGAGGAGCTGCTCGAGGCGGCGCGGCGGGCGCGGCTCGAGGAGTTCATTCAAGCGCAGCCGCTCGGGCTCGACACGGTCGTCGGCGAACGCGGCGTGAAGCTGTCCGGCGGCCAGAAACAGCGGCTCGCCATCGCGCGGATGTTCCTGAAGAATCCGCCGATCTTAATCTTGGACGAAGCGACGTCCGCGCTCGACACGGAGACGGAGGCGGCGATCCAGCAGTCGCTCGCCGAGCTGTCCGAGGGGCGGACGACGCTCGTCATCGCGCATCGGTTGGCTACGATCAAGCACGCGGACCGGATCGTCGTCGTCACCGAAGACGGCATCACGGAGCAGGGGCGGCACGAGGAGCTGCTCGCGACGGGCGGCGTCTACAGCCGCTTGCACCAGGCGCAGTTCGGATAGGTCGCGGGCTGGGAGGGAAAACCTCCCGTTAATTAAGGGTAGACCGCCCTCTGGAGCCATACGAGATGGAAATCCTCCCTCTAATTCGAACGATTCCGGCCGATAACGGTCGAAATCGGGTGATTATAGGGAGGATTTCCCGTTAGAGTGGCTAAATTTGCAGTTTTCGGCGGAATTAGAGGGAGGTTTTCCCGTTCGCGGGGCGGTCCGCCCATGCGAGCAGTCTGTCGACGGCCGCGTCGAAGACGGGGTACGGCAAAATGTGGCCGAGCCCCTCGTACAGATGCAGGTCGACCGGCGCGTCGAGCGCCCGGAGCCGCTCGACCATCGAGAGGCCGTGGCCGACGTCGACCTGCACGTCGACCGTGCCGTGCACGACGAGCGTCGGGCAGCGCAGCCGCTCCGCGAGGTGAAGCGGCGACCGCTCGCGGAACGCCTCGGGGCGCCTCGCCGGGGTGCCGCCAAGGATGCGCTTCAGCGTGCGGCGGAGGTCGACGCGCTCCTCGTACGTGCGGGCGAGGTCGGCGACGCCGCCCCACACAATCAAGCCGCGGATGTCGTCCGGCATCGCGGCCGCGGTCAGCGCGGCGTTGATCGAGCCGCGGGAGAAGCCGAGCAGCGTAATGCGGCTCGCGTCGACGAACGGCAGCGTCCGCAGCAGACGGATCGCGGCGTGCACGTCCTCGCGGTCGGCGCCGCCGAATTCGTCGCGGCCTTCGCCGCCTTCGTTGCCCCGGTAGCACGGGGCGAAGCAGACGAAGCCGCGGCTCGCGAACGCGTCGACCCAATGCGGGCGCACGCGCCCGAAGCCGCCGACGCCGCCGCGGCAGTACACGAGCGCCGGATACGCCGCCGGGCGAGTCGAGCCCGCCCGACCGGAGCGGATCGAGGCGGCGACGAGCTCGACCGGCAGCGCCTCGAACGGGACGCGATGATAATCGGCTATGTAAGATTGCAGAGCGTCCAAGTCGAGCGGCGGGCAGCCGGGCGGCAGCCCGAGATAGCCCTTCACCTTGTACGCGTCGGAATAATACGTCACATGCGCAAGCATATCCGGAACGCCTCCTAGGGCGAGAAATAAGCGCGACGGGTCGAAACGAAGCGAAGCCCCCGAAAGAACGGCGGCCGTTCCCAGGGGGCTTCGTTCGATGGCTGCGGGCCGCGAGGCGTACGCTCGCGGAGCCGATCAATGCAGCCAGCCGTTCTCCGGCGGCTTCTTCGGGGCCGCCTTAGCCTTCTTGACGAGCTTCGGCAGATGCTTCATTCCGCGCAGCATAGGCCCTTTGCAGAGCGGGCAGACCGGCGGGGCGGTCTCGGTCGCGGCTTCGCTCGAAGGCGCGACGTTCGCGCCGGGCGAAGCTGCACCGTTCGCGGTCTTCGCGGCCTTGCCGTTCTTCGCGCCGCGTCCGCGCTTCGGCGGCGGCTCCGAGACGAGCTCGTCGCG
Proteins encoded in this region:
- a CDS encoding alpha/beta hydrolase family protein, with the translated sequence MLAHVTYYSDAYKVKGYLGLPPGCPPLDLDALQSYIADYHRVPFEALPVELVAASIRSGRAGSTRPAAYPALVYCRGGVGGFGRVRPHWVDAFASRGFVCFAPCYRGNEGGEGRDEFGGADREDVHAAIRLLRTLPFVDASRITLLGFSRGSINAALTAAAMPDDIRGLIVWGGVADLARTYEERVDLRRTLKRILGGTPARRPEAFRERSPLHLAERLRCPTLVVHGTVDVQVDVGHGLSMVERLRALDAPVDLHLYEGLGHILPYPVFDAAVDRLLAWADRPANGKTSL